A stretch of Betaproteobacteria bacterium DNA encodes these proteins:
- a CDS encoding DUF2339 domain-containing protein: MTMWLWGSILGLLAGASKFGWTGALWGAVIGWLAGMLLAKQGKAAGQSLKSNDLEKRLALTQKALEEIRARLDRLEKPSPVPPTPPVKTTTDEAVIAPLAPAMEPRSSSPSSISPSPVQESIEPQAAAAVMSQSATKVMQVPNAASIVEGVVPHATAVAAMSSPSSSSPPTPPAPPAAQKFPATSPPTPEPIGPTFIERLLEGNIVAKLGVVILFFGVGFLLKFAYDRGLFPPELRLFVVAAASAVMFLIGHRLLASKRTYALVMMGGAMGLLYLDVFFALKTFGIISAPVGFLLFAALGIATLFLAVRLDARVFAALGLIGAFLAPILASTGSGNHVLLFSYYLLLNLVILGASWYKSWRELNFIGFLFTFAIAIFWGHSSYRPEHFATVEPFLIAFFLLYLAIPILFAQRQPPELKGVVDGTLIFGVPMSAAMLQAALTRDMGDYALAWSAGGAALIYAGLAWALWDREKMRLLAEAHLALAVVFGTVAPYFAFRGYPTFAFWTLEGAAIFWMGCRQKSVLARAFALCLQVCAAGYFWWVTQDQELLHSWWNDRVIGSGLIAGAALMTAWFMHRYEQSISALETSIEVVAIGWGGAWLLTGFGLGALNEWTSDAACLSAMLIFIASAMMIFEWLGTWLDWRKLRNIARAHVVLIGVATLLWMKLLPGSHPILAVGVIAWPLTFASYFYVLHRQRRDAIESSSGWRYTSGWILMVLLATWEALWRYDHREFGWVFAIGVAGLIAAELRFRLREYVPNETKDGVKPLRFSTLPMWWALIWWFAGLHGAIDAHTASMHHLALHLVAAAISILLFEIAGQLQAWTALRRTQLLLTAAMLLGALNLVANGVNPFRDAQFFAWLAAFAIGEFVLSRQERDGMARFASIQHVGLFALALWLVGFEAVWRTDEAGLSLSWQYAGAGLTAALGLAMATFGVVRQIWPFAAHAIAFRHWAIAPLLMFALIWTLIANSICDGTASPLPYFPIVNPLDFAQLALIAAGVWALNHNAGGNLQDSPQARDLNNILKLLFAAGAFLWVNAALLRTVHQWVGVPFELHALLDSRIAQAALSLLWTSTALVLMMAAGRKQSRPLWMAGAALLGLVVLKLFVNDIGTSGTERVVSFIGVGLLLMVIGYVAPVPPRASIEEKGSAVP; the protein is encoded by the coding sequence ATGACCATGTGGCTTTGGGGCTCAATTCTGGGATTGCTCGCCGGCGCATCCAAGTTTGGCTGGACTGGCGCATTATGGGGCGCGGTGATCGGCTGGCTGGCGGGCATGCTGTTGGCGAAGCAGGGCAAGGCCGCAGGACAGTCGCTCAAGTCAAACGATCTCGAAAAGCGCCTTGCGCTGACGCAAAAAGCGCTTGAGGAAATTCGCGCGCGCTTGGACCGGCTGGAGAAACCGTCGCCGGTACCACCAACGCCACCCGTAAAGACGACGACCGACGAGGCGGTAATTGCGCCACTAGCGCCGGCGATGGAGCCGCGATCTTCATCTCCTTCTTCTATATCGCCATCACCCGTCCAAGAGTCTATCGAACCACAGGCCGCCGCGGCAGTCATGTCGCAATCCGCTACGAAGGTGATGCAGGTACCCAATGCCGCCTCAATCGTGGAAGGCGTCGTGCCACATGCCACCGCCGTGGCAGCGATGTCGTCACCATCGTCCTCGTCGCCACCCACGCCTCCCGCACCACCCGCAGCACAAAAATTTCCTGCGACCTCTCCGCCCACGCCCGAACCCATCGGCCCCACTTTCATCGAGCGCCTGCTCGAAGGCAACATCGTCGCCAAGCTCGGTGTGGTCATTCTATTTTTTGGCGTCGGCTTTCTTCTCAAGTTCGCCTACGACCGCGGCTTGTTCCCGCCGGAGTTGCGATTGTTCGTGGTCGCTGCCGCCAGTGCGGTGATGTTTTTGATCGGCCATCGATTGCTGGCGTCCAAACGCACCTACGCGCTGGTGATGATGGGTGGGGCGATGGGCTTGTTGTATCTCGACGTGTTCTTCGCCCTGAAGACGTTCGGCATCATCAGTGCGCCAGTCGGGTTCCTGCTGTTCGCGGCACTCGGTATCGCCACGCTTTTCCTCGCCGTGCGGCTGGATGCGCGTGTGTTCGCGGCGCTCGGATTGATCGGCGCATTCCTCGCACCGATACTCGCCTCGACCGGGAGCGGCAATCACGTGCTGCTGTTCTCGTATTACCTGCTGTTGAACCTGGTGATACTCGGCGCGAGCTGGTACAAATCGTGGCGCGAACTAAATTTTATTGGCTTCCTGTTCACTTTTGCCATCGCGATTTTCTGGGGCCATTCATCGTATCGGCCGGAGCACTTCGCCACGGTCGAGCCGTTCCTGATCGCCTTCTTCCTGTTGTACCTGGCGATTCCGATCCTGTTCGCGCAGCGACAGCCGCCGGAATTGAAAGGCGTCGTCGATGGCACACTGATATTCGGCGTGCCGATGTCGGCGGCGATGTTGCAGGCCGCCCTGACGCGCGACATGGGCGACTATGCGCTGGCATGGAGCGCGGGCGGCGCGGCGCTGATCTATGCGGGGCTCGCGTGGGCGTTGTGGGATCGCGAAAAAATGCGTTTGCTGGCCGAAGCACATCTCGCACTCGCGGTGGTGTTCGGCACGGTGGCGCCGTATTTCGCGTTTCGCGGCTACCCGACCTTTGCGTTCTGGACGCTGGAAGGCGCGGCGATTTTCTGGATGGGGTGCCGACAGAAAAGTGTGCTGGCGCGCGCATTTGCCTTGTGCCTGCAAGTCTGCGCGGCAGGCTATTTCTGGTGGGTCACGCAGGACCAGGAACTTTTGCATTCGTGGTGGAACGATCGCGTCATTGGTTCCGGCCTGATCGCAGGCGCGGCGCTGATGACCGCCTGGTTTATGCATCGTTACGAGCAGTCGATTTCCGCCCTCGAGACGTCGATCGAAGTGGTGGCGATAGGCTGGGGCGGTGCGTGGTTGCTCACCGGTTTCGGGCTGGGTGCATTGAATGAATGGACGTCCGACGCCGCATGTTTGTCGGCGATGCTGATTTTTATCGCGAGCGCGATGATGATTTTCGAATGGTTGGGTACGTGGCTCGACTGGCGGAAACTGCGTAACATCGCCAGAGCCCATGTCGTGCTGATCGGCGTGGCGACATTGTTGTGGATGAAGCTGCTGCCCGGATCGCATCCGATTCTGGCCGTTGGCGTGATCGCCTGGCCGCTGACATTTGCGTCGTACTTTTACGTACTCCATCGCCAACGCCGCGATGCGATCGAAAGTTCCAGCGGCTGGCGTTACACCTCGGGATGGATCCTGATGGTGCTGCTCGCAACATGGGAAGCCTTGTGGCGCTACGATCATCGCGAATTCGGCTGGGTGTTCGCCATCGGTGTTGCCGGACTAATTGCGGCTGAATTGCGATTCCGTCTGCGCGAATATGTGCCGAACGAAACCAAAGACGGCGTAAAGCCGCTGAGGTTTTCGACCTTGCCGATGTGGTGGGCATTGATCTGGTGGTTCGCGGGATTGCATGGCGCGATCGACGCGCATACGGCATCGATGCATCACCTTGCCCTGCACCTGGTGGCGGCGGCAATTTCAATACTGCTATTCGAAATCGCCGGCCAACTGCAGGCGTGGACAGCGCTGCGTCGCACACAGTTGTTGTTGACGGCGGCCATGCTGCTTGGCGCGCTCAATCTGGTTGCAAACGGCGTCAATCCATTCCGCGACGCGCAGTTCTTTGCGTGGCTTGCGGCCTTTGCGATCGGCGAATTTGTGTTGAGCCGGCAGGAGCGCGACGGCATGGCGCGCTTTGCATCGATTCAGCATGTGGGCCTGTTCGCGCTGGCGTTGTGGCTGGTCGGCTTTGAGGCCGTGTGGCGCACCGATGAAGCGGGGCTGTCGCTGTCATGGCAATACGCGGGCGCCGGCCTCACCGCTGCGCTCGGATTGGCGATGGCGACCTTCGGTGTCGTCCGGCAAATTTGGCCATTCGCCGCGCACGCGATTGCGTTCCGCCATTGGGCGATTGCGCCGCTGCTGATGTTCGCGCTGATCTGGACCTTGATCGCGAACAGTATTTGCGATGGCACGGCATCACCGTTGCCGTATTTCCCAATCGTGAATCCGCTCGATTTCGCGCAGCTCGCGCTAATCGCCGCAGGCGTGTGGGCGCTCAATCATAATGCGGGCGGAAATTTGCAAGATTCGCCGCAGGCCCGGGATCTCAACAATATCCTGAAGCTCCTGTTCGCCGCGGGCGCGTTCCTGTGGGTCAACGCCGCATTGCTGCGCACGGTCCACCAATGGGTGGGCGTGCCATTTGAATTGCACGCGCTACTCGATTCGCGCATTGCGCAGGCGGCGCTGTCGCTGCTTTGGACCTCCACCGCGTTGGTATTGATGATGGCCGCGGGGCGCAAACAATCGCGGCCACTGTGGATGGCCGGCGCGGCGCTGCTCGGCTTGGTGGTGCTGAAATTATTTGTCAACGACATCGGCACCAGCGGCACCGAGCGCGTCGTGTCATTCATTGGTGTCGGCCTGCTGCTGATGGTGATCGGCTATGTGGCGCCGGTGCCGCCGCGCGCATCCATTGAAGAGAAGGGCAGTGCGGTCCCATAG
- a CDS encoding MFS transporter — protein MSTPHTQSQFQLLSERRFAPFFWTQFLGAGNDNIFKFAFTVLATYHAAEWGGLDPKIAGAVIGGLFILPFVLFSATAGQLADKYDRAAIARLVKDLEIVFMLVIAAGFIWQIPVCLFIGVFLMGCHSTIFGPAKFAYLPQHLDNAELTGGNGLVEMGTFVAILLGTMLGGALVAMPGVGPTYVAIVSLVIAALGRVAAGFIPASPAPVPELKVNWNPVSETWANLKIANGNRVVFLSMIGISWLWFFGSIFLTSFTGFAKEVLSGNEQVVTLLLATFSVGIGLGSVLCEKMSGHKIEIGLVPFGSIGMTLFAVDLYFASRGMKSTALIGAAEFIRVGVHWRILADLFLLAMFAGFYSVPLYSMMQARTEPSFRARIIAANNILNALFMVIAAGLTAAILHAGLTLPQLFLTVAIMNAAVAFFIYKLVPEFLMRFIIWMLIHTFYKVEKKGLENIPDEGPCVLVCNHVSFVDALVIGGSIQRPVRFVMDHRIFKVPVLNFVFRTAGTIPIASAKEDPVMLEQAYERIDAYLKDGEVVCIFPEGRITDNGDLYPFKKGITRIIERTPVPVIPMALRGLWGSFFSRWGGTAMRYPRGFFSRIALAVDAPWQPAVVTPEGLQAKVAEIRGEWK, from the coding sequence ATGTCGACGCCACATACGCAAAGCCAGTTCCAGCTGTTGTCCGAACGCCGTTTTGCGCCTTTTTTCTGGACGCAGTTTCTGGGTGCAGGCAATGACAACATTTTCAAGTTCGCCTTCACCGTGCTCGCCACTTATCACGCCGCGGAGTGGGGTGGGCTCGATCCGAAGATCGCCGGCGCGGTGATTGGCGGATTGTTTATCCTGCCGTTCGTGCTGTTTTCCGCGACGGCCGGGCAGCTTGCCGACAAATATGATCGCGCCGCCATCGCGCGGCTGGTCAAGGATCTCGAAATTGTTTTCATGCTGGTGATCGCCGCCGGCTTCATCTGGCAGATTCCGGTGTGCCTGTTCATCGGCGTATTCCTGATGGGTTGCCACTCCACCATCTTCGGCCCGGCCAAGTTCGCTTACCTGCCGCAACACCTGGACAATGCCGAGCTCACCGGGGGCAATGGTCTGGTTGAAATGGGCACGTTCGTGGCGATCCTGCTCGGCACCATGCTGGGCGGCGCGCTGGTGGCGATGCCGGGTGTGGGGCCGACTTATGTTGCCATCGTTTCGCTGGTCATTGCTGCGTTGGGCCGCGTCGCGGCGGGCTTCATCCCGGCGTCACCGGCACCGGTGCCTGAACTCAAGGTCAACTGGAATCCGGTCTCCGAGACGTGGGCAAACCTGAAAATTGCCAACGGCAATCGCGTGGTGTTCCTGTCGATGATCGGCATTTCATGGTTGTGGTTTTTTGGTTCGATTTTCCTGACGTCATTCACCGGCTTTGCCAAGGAAGTGCTGTCAGGCAATGAGCAGGTGGTGACGCTACTGCTGGCGACTTTCTCGGTGGGCATTGGCCTTGGTTCGGTGCTGTGCGAAAAAATGTCGGGTCACAAGATAGAGATCGGCCTGGTGCCGTTTGGCTCGATCGGCATGACGCTGTTCGCGGTGGATTTGTATTTCGCTTCGCGTGGAATGAAATCGACGGCATTGATCGGCGCGGCCGAGTTCATTCGTGTCGGCGTCCACTGGAGGATTCTGGCCGATCTGTTCTTGCTGGCCATGTTCGCGGGTTTCTACAGCGTGCCGCTGTACTCGATGATGCAGGCGCGCACCGAGCCGAGTTTTCGGGCGCGCATCATTGCGGCCAACAATATTCTCAATGCCTTGTTCATGGTGATTGCCGCAGGCTTGACTGCCGCCATATTGCATGCGGGCCTGACGCTGCCGCAACTTTTCCTGACGGTTGCGATCATGAATGCCGCCGTTGCATTCTTTATCTACAAGCTTGTGCCCGAATTCCTGATGCGCTTCATCATCTGGATGCTGATTCATACGTTCTACAAAGTCGAAAAGAAGGGCCTGGAGAATATTCCCGACGAAGGGCCGTGCGTGCTGGTATGCAATCACGTGAGCTTTGTCGATGCGCTGGTAATTGGCGGTTCCATCCAGCGTCCCGTGCGATTTGTGATGGATCATCGAATATTCAAAGTGCCGGTGCTGAATTTCGTCTTTCGCACTGCCGGCACGATTCCGATTGCCTCAGCCAAGGAAGATCCGGTGATGCTTGAACAGGCGTATGAACGCATTGATGCGTATCTGAAGGACGGCGAAGTGGTGTGCATATTCCCCGAAGGCCGCATCACTGACAACGGAGATCTGTACCCGTTCAAGAAAGGCATCACGCGCATCATCGAACGCACGCCGGTGCCGGTGATTCCGATGGCGCTGCGAGGTTTGTGGGGCAGCTTTTTCTCGCGCTGGGGAGGTACGGCGATGCGCTATCCACGCGGGTTCTTTTCGCGCATTGCACTGGCAGTGGATGCGCCGTGGCAACCGGCGGTGGTGACGCCGGAAGGGTTACAGGCGAAGGTGGCGGAAATTCGTGGGGAGTGGAAGTGA